The region GGCGTAGTAGTCGACCGCCTCGCGGCCGAAGCGGCGAAGGAAGAACGACGCGATGGACTCGTCGGAGACGGGGAGGGCGGGCCTTTCAGGCCCGCCCGGGCGAGCCTGGAAGGCGCGTCCCACATCTGCTGCCTGAAAGGCTCGCCCGACATCTGCCGGCAGCGGCTCCAGCCGGCCGTCGCGCACGATGAAGGCGGCGCGGGGTGGCCGCGAGGGCACCAGGCGGCGCGCGATGCCCAGCTCCTCGCACAGCTCGATGCCCGCGGGTTTGCGCGCGAGCATCGCGTCAGGGCCCGCGTCGATGACGAAATCGCTCGTGTAGTCGGTCCGAAGGATGCCGCCGAAGCGCGAGGAGGCTTCGAGGAGGCGGAAGTCCGCGCCGCGGCGGTGAAGCTCGTAGGCGGCCGAGAGTCCGGTGATGCCGCCGCCGACGATCGTAATAGGGCTAGTCACCCCAGAATTCGCAGAACGCGCGGACACTTATTCTCATTCCGCGTGTTCCGCGCATTCTGCGGTGAGTCACCTGGCGGATTCCTCGTGCACGAAGCGCGCGAGTTCCTGCACGTGTTCCAGCGGCGTGGACGGCAGGATGCCGTGCCCCAGGTTGAAGACGTGGCCCGGCCGGGCGGCGGCGCGGCGGAGCACGTCTCGCGCTCCCTGCCGCAAACGGTCGAGCGGCCCGAGCAGCAGCGTGGGATCGAGATTGCCCTGGATGCCGCGGTCGGTCCCGATCCGTTCCCAGGCCTCGTCCAGCGGGATCCGCCAGTCGGCGCCGATGACATCGCCGCCCGCCTCCCGCATGAGCGGCAGCAGCGTTGTCGTGTTCACGCCGAAGTGGATCGCCGGGACGCCGGTCTCTTTCAGGCGGTCGAAGATGGCCTGCGAGTGGGGGAGCGCGAACTCGCGGTAGTCGGCGGGGCTGAGCGCGCCGACCCAGGAGTCAAAGACCTGCACCACCTGCGCGCCCGCTTCAACCTGCGCTTTCAGGTAATCGGTCACCATGTCCGCGAGGATCAGTCCGAGCCGGTGCCACGCCCGCGGGTCGGAATACATCAGGGCCTTCGTGTGCGCGAAGCTGGAGGACGGGCCCCCTTCAATCGCGTACGAGGCCAGCGTGAACGGC is a window of Acidobacteriota bacterium DNA encoding:
- the hemE gene encoding uroporphyrinogen decarboxylase, encoding MNDRFLRACRRQPVDKTPLWFMRQAGRYMADYRAIRAHHTLLDICRTPELATEVTLQPVRAIDVDAAILFSDLLVPLEPLGLPFDFVKGEGPSIERPIRLASDLDRLRRFEPRQELAHVLETVRIVRRELDGRVPLIGFAGAPFTLASYAIEGGPSSSFAHTKALMYSDPRAWHRLGLILADMVTDYLKAQVEAGAQVVQVFDSWVGALSPADYREFALPHSQAIFDRLKETGVPAIHFGVNTTTLLPLMREAGGDVIGADWRIPLDEAWERIGTDRGIQGNLDPTLLLGPLDRLRQGARDVLRRAAARPGHVFNLGHGILPSTPLEHVQELARFVHEESAR